One part of the Corynebacterium sp. CNCTC7651 genome encodes these proteins:
- a CDS encoding DUF1540 domain-containing protein — protein sequence MATATKIASCSTTACAFNEGGCTALAITVAGTDTAACGTFTTIDARSSRPAEGQVGACHRLECTHNTDLMCTNESIEVTGDAQCANYEVA from the coding sequence ATGGCTACCGCTACCAAGATCGCTTCCTGCTCCACCACTGCTTGCGCATTCAACGAGGGTGGTTGCACCGCGTTGGCTATCACCGTTGCAGGCACCGACACCGCTGCGTGCGGCACGTTCACTACCATCGACGCTCGCAGTTCCCGCCCCGCCGAGGGCCAGGTGGGTGCCTGCCACCGCCTCGAGTGCACCCACAACACCGACCTGATGTGCACCAACGAGTCCATCGAGGTCACCGGGGACGCGCAGTGCGCGAACTACGAGGTCGCTTAA
- a CDS encoding glutaminase, translating to MPSPVPQYLQDILDTVRDQDGGETADYIEKLKNADPDKLGLALCTTDGHVYAVGDTDYEFSIQSISKPFVYALALDIYGAEEVHKYVGVEPSGEAFNELSLDSQGRPVNPLINAGAITVNQLIGGPNIPIEDRVEKIRDYLSRLAGRELRIDDEIFQSEMDGADRNMAIAHLLREAGKVTDSAHQAVTTYIKQCSVLVTVKDLAVMAATLANGGTQPITGEKILTAEACRVTQAVMVSAGMYDASGRWMVNVGIPAKSGVAGGLIGTIPSQMGVASLSPRLDKQGNSVRGVKVFKELSSGLGLNLMSSDYYIAPGIRRVKHKGNTTVVELQGRINFISAEKILHELVERNLVKGDLVLDVSGVTSFNKSGRKLIKDGLLHFREQGTHVAIYDPEGALPDYEFSDGSTAESVKDLEVSFTVPAARQRVFDAITKPRQWWEDRVEGEADEEGAGFTVESDDQKVALTVREADDGKRVVWHVEPTGDEKSDRDWDDTSLIFDIEEDAEGETTINFTHRGLLPHDEAYEEAEQTWRDRLRERLEPLIKRDEGEAEGPAVAAPPEATENS from the coding sequence ATGCCATCGCCTGTGCCCCAGTATCTCCAAGACATCCTCGATACCGTCCGCGACCAGGACGGGGGAGAGACCGCCGACTACATCGAGAAGCTGAAGAACGCGGACCCGGACAAGCTGGGCCTGGCGCTCTGCACCACCGACGGCCACGTCTACGCGGTGGGCGATACCGACTACGAATTCTCAATCCAGTCCATCTCCAAACCCTTTGTCTACGCCTTGGCGCTGGACATCTACGGCGCGGAGGAAGTGCACAAGTACGTGGGCGTGGAGCCTTCGGGCGAGGCGTTCAACGAGCTTTCCCTGGACAGCCAGGGCCGCCCGGTGAATCCGTTGATCAACGCGGGCGCGATCACGGTCAACCAGCTCATCGGCGGCCCCAACATTCCCATCGAGGACAGGGTTGAAAAGATCCGGGACTACCTCTCGCGCCTTGCGGGGCGGGAGCTGCGTATCGACGATGAAATTTTCCAGTCCGAAATGGACGGAGCCGACCGCAACATGGCTATTGCCCACCTGCTGCGTGAGGCCGGCAAGGTGACCGATTCCGCCCACCAGGCCGTGACCACCTACATCAAGCAGTGTTCCGTGCTGGTGACGGTGAAGGATCTCGCCGTCATGGCGGCGACGCTGGCAAACGGCGGTACCCAGCCGATTACGGGCGAGAAGATCCTCACCGCAGAAGCCTGCCGCGTGACCCAGGCGGTGATGGTCTCCGCGGGCATGTACGACGCATCGGGCCGCTGGATGGTCAACGTGGGCATCCCCGCGAAGTCCGGCGTAGCCGGCGGCCTGATTGGCACCATCCCCAGCCAGATGGGCGTGGCTAGCCTGAGCCCGCGGCTGGATAAGCAGGGCAACTCCGTGCGCGGCGTGAAGGTGTTCAAGGAGCTGTCCAGCGGGCTGGGCCTGAACCTGATGTCCTCGGACTACTACATCGCGCCGGGCATTCGACGCGTGAAGCACAAGGGCAACACCACCGTGGTGGAGCTGCAGGGGCGCATCAACTTCATTTCCGCGGAGAAGATTCTGCACGAGCTGGTGGAGCGGAACTTGGTCAAGGGCGACCTGGTGCTGGACGTGTCTGGCGTGACCTCCTTCAACAAATCTGGCCGCAAGCTGATCAAGGATGGGCTGCTGCACTTCCGCGAGCAGGGCACCCATGTGGCGATCTACGACCCGGAGGGCGCGCTGCCGGACTACGAATTCTCGGACGGCTCCACGGCAGAGTCGGTGAAAGACCTCGAGGTGTCCTTCACCGTGCCGGCCGCCCGCCAGCGGGTGTTCGACGCCATCACCAAACCGCGCCAGTGGTGGGAGGACCGCGTGGAGGGCGAGGCAGACGAAGAAGGTGCCGGCTTCACGGTGGAAAGCGACGACCAGAAGGTGGCGCTCACCGTCCGCGAGGCGGACGACGGCAAGCGCGTGGTGTGGCACGTTGAGCCGACCGGCGACGAGAAATCGGACCGGGACTGGGACGACACCTCCCTTATCTTCGACATCGAGGAAGACGCGGAGGGCGAAACCACAATCAACTTCACCCACCGGGGCCTCTTGCCGCACGACGAAGCCTACGAGGAGGCCGAGCAGACCTGGCGCGACCGCCTGCGCGAGCGCTTGGAGCCGTTGATCAAGCGGGACGAGGGCGAAGCCGAGGGGCCGGCGGTGGCCGCCCCGCCGGAGGCGACGGAAAATTCGTAG
- a CDS encoding alpha-amylase family protein — protein sequence MSKETIANTIWWHVYPLGATGAPIRDRGEVDAGHRLRDLEPWLDYLIELGCNGLLLAPIFESVGHGYDTIDHYRIDSRLGDDADFDHLVAECHARGINVMLDGVFNHVARTHEWVEQGLAGDTDWEGHGELATLHHADERVRDAVVDIMKHWLRRSIAGWRLDVAYSVPPEFWRDVLARVREEFPDAMFLGEVIHGDYAEIAEAGTLDSVTQYELWKGIWSSLHDENFWELAHALERHQAMAARMLPNTFIGNHDVDRIASKVGQDKAILALAILMVLPGMPSIYYGDEQGFQGLRGEGFGADDSVRPQLPATPAELSPLGEWIFREHQALIGLRRRYPWLTHAEVEVLDKTNPTISLRARAAGGADGAGGQGGQSDADGQGGAGELQLDAWLDPAPGVRIRAGGETLYERS from the coding sequence GTGAGTAAGGAGACGATTGCCAACACCATCTGGTGGCACGTGTACCCGCTGGGCGCCACTGGCGCGCCGATCAGGGACCGCGGCGAAGTAGATGCCGGCCACCGTCTGCGCGACCTTGAACCGTGGTTGGATTACCTGATTGAGCTGGGCTGCAACGGCCTGCTGCTCGCCCCAATCTTTGAATCGGTGGGCCACGGGTACGACACGATTGACCACTACCGCATCGACTCCCGCCTGGGGGACGACGCGGACTTTGACCACCTCGTTGCCGAGTGCCACGCCCGCGGCATCAACGTGATGCTGGACGGCGTGTTCAACCACGTCGCCCGCACCCACGAGTGGGTTGAGCAGGGCCTTGCCGGCGACACGGATTGGGAGGGCCACGGCGAGCTGGCCACCCTGCACCACGCGGACGAGCGGGTGCGCGACGCGGTGGTGGACATCATGAAGCACTGGCTGCGCCGCAGTATCGCCGGCTGGCGCCTGGATGTCGCCTATTCCGTCCCGCCCGAGTTCTGGCGCGACGTGCTGGCCCGCGTTCGCGAAGAATTCCCGGACGCAATGTTCCTGGGCGAAGTCATCCACGGCGATTACGCCGAGATCGCCGAGGCCGGCACGCTGGATTCCGTCACACAGTACGAGCTGTGGAAGGGCATTTGGAGCTCGCTTCACGACGAAAACTTTTGGGAGCTCGCCCACGCCCTCGAACGCCACCAAGCGATGGCGGCGCGGATGCTGCCGAACACGTTCATTGGCAACCACGACGTGGACCGCATTGCCAGCAAGGTTGGCCAGGACAAGGCGATCCTGGCACTGGCCATCCTGATGGTCCTCCCCGGCATGCCCAGCATCTACTACGGCGATGAGCAGGGCTTTCAGGGCCTGCGCGGCGAGGGCTTCGGGGCAGACGATTCCGTGCGCCCCCAGCTCCCCGCAACGCCGGCCGAGCTGTCGCCGCTTGGCGAGTGGATCTTCCGCGAGCACCAGGCGCTGATTGGCCTGCGCCGCCGCTACCCGTGGCTCACCCACGCGGAGGTGGAGGTGCTGGACAAGACCAACCCGACGATCAGCCTGCGCGCCCGTGCGGCTGGCGGCGCAGACGGCGCGGGGGGCCAGGGCGGCCAGAGTGATGCTGACGGCCAGGGCGGCGCGGGCGAGCTGCAGCTGGACGCGTGGCTGGACCCCGCGCCGGGCGTGCGCATCCGCGCGGGCGGGGAGACGCTCTACGAACGCTCCTAG
- a CDS encoding M20/M25/M40 family metallo-hydrolase produces the protein MYPADPTAAAIALLKDLIRNACVNDLTPDSGQEVRNAATLERFFSDVTDPNGTTAPSTVRVQRFEPHPGRVSIAFTIDGTDPDAEPLTLLGHTDVVPVDEAKWTQDPFGAEEIDGKIYGRGATDMLYITAAMAAAVRDVAKHGPRPKGTVTFVGCADEEARGGLGAGWLAEHEPDAFSWRNCLSEEGGSHLPVADGSDALVVVIGEKGAGQRRLTIHGDAGHGSAPHGRDLAVAKIAEVARRVAAIEPEVTRDEPWPGYVRAFRFDPATEQALLDGHSYTALGELQRYSHAMSHLTIAPTVLRAGGAINVLPSVAWLELDIRPLPGQTQDDIDALLVDALGDLAEEVEITHLITEDATVSPTSGPLYEAILATFGEFFPGVPVVPTIAAGGSDLRFGRRKGGVGYGFALHQRHQTLGRVLDTLHSHDEYVEVADVELTAQAYVSLVRRFVGA, from the coding sequence ATGTACCCAGCCGACCCCACCGCAGCAGCAATCGCCCTGCTCAAGGACCTCATCCGCAACGCGTGCGTGAATGATCTGACACCGGATTCCGGCCAGGAAGTGCGCAACGCGGCAACGTTGGAGCGCTTCTTCAGCGATGTCACCGACCCAAACGGCACCACCGCCCCCAGCACCGTGCGCGTGCAGCGCTTCGAACCGCACCCGGGCCGCGTCTCCATCGCCTTCACCATCGACGGCACCGATCCGGACGCGGAGCCGCTCACCCTCCTCGGCCACACCGACGTGGTGCCGGTGGATGAGGCCAAGTGGACCCAGGATCCGTTCGGGGCCGAAGAGATCGACGGCAAGATTTACGGCCGCGGCGCCACCGACATGCTGTACATCACGGCGGCGATGGCGGCGGCTGTGAGGGACGTCGCCAAGCATGGGCCCCGTCCGAAAGGGACCGTGACCTTTGTGGGGTGCGCGGATGAGGAGGCGCGCGGGGGCTTGGGTGCCGGCTGGCTGGCAGAGCACGAGCCGGACGCGTTTTCTTGGCGCAACTGCCTGTCCGAGGAGGGCGGGTCGCACCTGCCCGTGGCGGATGGGTCGGACGCGCTGGTGGTCGTGATCGGGGAGAAAGGCGCAGGTCAGCGCCGCCTGACCATCCATGGGGATGCCGGTCACGGCTCCGCCCCGCACGGGCGCGACCTGGCGGTGGCGAAGATCGCGGAGGTGGCGCGCCGCGTTGCCGCCATCGAGCCCGAGGTCACGCGCGATGAGCCGTGGCCGGGCTACGTGCGCGCCTTCCGCTTCGATCCTGCTACGGAGCAGGCGCTTCTCGACGGTCACAGCTACACCGCCCTCGGCGAACTCCAGCGCTACTCCCACGCGATGAGCCACCTCACCATTGCGCCGACGGTGCTGCGCGCGGGCGGGGCGATTAACGTGCTGCCGTCCGTTGCCTGGTTGGAGCTGGACATCCGCCCGCTGCCCGGCCAGACCCAGGACGACATCGACGCGCTGTTGGTTGACGCGCTGGGCGACCTAGCGGAAGAGGTGGAGATCACCCACCTGATTACCGAGGACGCCACGGTCTCCCCCACCTCCGGCCCGCTGTATGAGGCGATTCTGGCCACCTTCGGGGAGTTCTTCCCCGGCGTACCCGTGGTGCCGACGATCGCCGCCGGCGGGTCCGACCTGCGTTTCGGCCGACGCAAGGGCGGAGTGGGCTACGGCTTCGCCCTGCACCAGCGCCACCAGACGCTCGGCAGGGTGCTAGACACCCTCCACAGCCATGACGAATACGTGGAGGTCGCGGACGTGGAGCTCACCGCGCAGGCCTACGTGAGCCTGGTGCGGCGCTTCGTGGGCGCCTAG
- a CDS encoding TetR/AcrR family transcriptional regulator codes for MARREASTDPRAVRTRQALLNATVTLLDSTPAHELSVTSIVREAGVSRQVFYEHFADRDAVLLAAGLAVIEPAYREFVETFSPNTDYPQQVARLFEGLGEQDNAVRSLMNSAARGELNNHVVEILYGPVREQLVQHLEAADVQATDSMVDDTAYFLAAGTQAVFARGFAERVPAEELGQRIEDVRRTLGAYSMGQGL; via the coding sequence ATGGCTCGACGCGAGGCCAGCACTGATCCGCGGGCGGTTCGCACCCGCCAGGCGCTGCTCAACGCTACGGTGACGCTGCTGGACTCCACACCCGCGCATGAGCTTTCTGTGACCAGCATCGTGCGGGAAGCCGGGGTGAGCCGCCAGGTGTTCTACGAGCACTTTGCGGACCGTGACGCGGTGCTGCTGGCAGCCGGGCTGGCAGTCATTGAACCGGCGTACCGGGAGTTTGTGGAGACGTTCAGCCCGAACACGGATTACCCGCAGCAGGTGGCGCGGCTATTCGAGGGCTTGGGGGAGCAGGACAACGCTGTCCGCTCGCTGATGAACTCCGCAGCGCGCGGCGAACTGAACAACCACGTGGTGGAGATTCTCTACGGCCCGGTACGCGAGCAGCTTGTGCAGCACCTTGAGGCTGCGGATGTGCAGGCCACTGATTCCATGGTGGATGACACGGCGTACTTCCTCGCTGCCGGCACCCAGGCGGTGTTTGCCCGCGGGTTCGCCGAGCGGGTTCCGGCGGAAGAGCTGGGGCAGCGGATTGAGGACGTGCGACGCACCCTGGGCGCGTACTCGATGGGGCAGGGCCTGTAG